AGGAGAGCCTCCTTTTATATTTATACTTGATGAAATAGAAGACCCTCATAATTTAGGCGCAATTATAAGAACTGCGAATGTGTGTGGAGCGCATGGAGTTATAATTCCGAAAAGAAGAAGTGCAACGGTTAACGCAACTGTGGCAAAAGCATCTGCAGGAGCAGTTTCAACCACTCTTATTGCAAGGGTTAATAACATAACAAATGCAATAAACGAACTTAAAAAGAATAATGTGTGGGTTTACGGAATGGAAGCAGACGGAGATAAAATGTATTATGAGCATGACCTTAAGGGAAGTATTGCAATAGTAGTCGGCTCCGAGGGGTTTGGTATGTCAGACCTTGTAAGAAAATCTTGCGATTTTACCGTTAAAATTCCTGTTATGGGTACGGTTAACTCACTTAATGCATCAGTTGCAACAGGGGTTGTAGCGTTTGAGGCACTACGCCAAAGACTTATATAG
This DNA window, taken from Clostridia bacterium, encodes the following:
- the rlmB gene encoding 23S rRNA (guanosine(2251)-2'-O)-methyltransferase RlmB, translated to MDKIYGRNPVSELIKSGGDIDKIYVNKELIDGSLRGILNKAKDRKIIISYCTREKLDEMCETTKHQGIMALVPQTEYVEISDILDYAQKKGEPPFIFILDEIEDPHNLGAIIRTANVCGAHGVIIPKRRSATVNATVAKASAGAVSTTLIARVNNITNAINELKKNNVWVYGMEADGDKMYYEHDLKGSIAIVVGSEGFGMSDLVRKSCDFTVKIPVMGTVNSLNASVATGVVAFEALRQRLI